One Vicugna pacos unplaced genomic scaffold, VicPac4 scaffold_21, whole genome shotgun sequence DNA window includes the following coding sequences:
- the LOC140694504 gene encoding olfactory receptor 5AP2 isoform X2 translates to MAKKNQTEVTEFILLGLSDNPDLQVVLFGLFLFIYTATMVGNLGMIVLIKIDPCLHTPMYFFLSSLSFVDASYSSSVTPKMLVNLMSENKTISFNGCAAQFYFFGSFLGTECFLLAMMAYDRYAAIWNPLLYPVLMSGRICSLLVTTSFLAGFGNAAIHTGITFRLSFCGSSKINHFYCDSPPLLKLSCSDTHINGIVTMAFSSFNVISCVVIVLVSYLCILIAILRMPSLEGRQKAFSTCASHLMAVTIFFGTILFMYLRPTSSYSMEQDKIVSVFYTVVIPMLNPLIYSLKNKDVKGALQKILQKQIL, encoded by the exons ATGGCTAAGAAA AATCAAACAGAAGTGACAGAATTTATCCTCTTAGGACTCTCAGACAATCCAGATCTACAAGTTGTCCTCTTTGGATTGTTTCTGTTCATCTATACGGCAACCATGGTGGGTAATTTGGGGATGATTGTGCTAATTAAGATTGATCCCTgtctccacacccccatgtacttctttctcAGCAGCCTCTCCTTTGTTGATGCCTCTTACTCTTCTTCTGTTACTCCTAAGATGCTTGTGAACCTCATGTCTGAAAATAAGACCATTTCTTTTAATGGATGTGCTGCCCAGTTTTACTTCTTTGGCTCCTTCTTGGGGACTGAATGCTTCCTGTTAGCCATGATGGCATATGACCGCTATGCAGCCATTTGGAACCCTCTGCTGTATCCAGTTCTCATGTCTGGGAGAATCTGCTCCTTGCTAGTGACTACCTCATTCCTAGCAGGCTTTGGGAATGCAGCCATACACACGGGAATAACTTTTAGATTATCCTTTTGTGGCTCCAGTAAGATCAACCACTTCTACTGTGACtctccacccctgctcaaacTCTCTTGCTCTGACACCCACATCAATGGCATCGTGACCATGGCTTTCTCCAGTTTTAATGTCATCAGTTGTGTTGTGATTGTCCTTGTTTCCTACCTGTGTATCCTCATTGCCATCTTGAGGATGCCCTCATTAGAGGGTAGGCAGaaagccttctccacctgtgcCTCTCACCTCATGGCTGTCACCATATTCTTTGGGACAATTCTCTTCATGTACTTGCGCCCTACATCTAGCTACTCAATGGAGCAGGACAAGATTGTCTCTGTCTTTTATACAGTAGTGATCCCTATGCTAAATCCTCTAATCTACAGTTTGAAAAATAAGGATGTGAAAGGGGCCCTTCAGAAGATCTTACAGAAACAGATACTGTAA
- the LOC140694504 gene encoding olfactory receptor 5AP2 isoform X1 encodes MIRHMKEIQGENQTEVTEFILLGLSDNPDLQVVLFGLFLFIYTATMVGNLGMIVLIKIDPCLHTPMYFFLSSLSFVDASYSSSVTPKMLVNLMSENKTISFNGCAAQFYFFGSFLGTECFLLAMMAYDRYAAIWNPLLYPVLMSGRICSLLVTTSFLAGFGNAAIHTGITFRLSFCGSSKINHFYCDSPPLLKLSCSDTHINGIVTMAFSSFNVISCVVIVLVSYLCILIAILRMPSLEGRQKAFSTCASHLMAVTIFFGTILFMYLRPTSSYSMEQDKIVSVFYTVVIPMLNPLIYSLKNKDVKGALQKILQKQIL; translated from the coding sequence ATGATCAGGCATATGAAAGAGATCCAAGGTGAGAATCAAACAGAAGTGACAGAATTTATCCTCTTAGGACTCTCAGACAATCCAGATCTACAAGTTGTCCTCTTTGGATTGTTTCTGTTCATCTATACGGCAACCATGGTGGGTAATTTGGGGATGATTGTGCTAATTAAGATTGATCCCTgtctccacacccccatgtacttctttctcAGCAGCCTCTCCTTTGTTGATGCCTCTTACTCTTCTTCTGTTACTCCTAAGATGCTTGTGAACCTCATGTCTGAAAATAAGACCATTTCTTTTAATGGATGTGCTGCCCAGTTTTACTTCTTTGGCTCCTTCTTGGGGACTGAATGCTTCCTGTTAGCCATGATGGCATATGACCGCTATGCAGCCATTTGGAACCCTCTGCTGTATCCAGTTCTCATGTCTGGGAGAATCTGCTCCTTGCTAGTGACTACCTCATTCCTAGCAGGCTTTGGGAATGCAGCCATACACACGGGAATAACTTTTAGATTATCCTTTTGTGGCTCCAGTAAGATCAACCACTTCTACTGTGACtctccacccctgctcaaacTCTCTTGCTCTGACACCCACATCAATGGCATCGTGACCATGGCTTTCTCCAGTTTTAATGTCATCAGTTGTGTTGTGATTGTCCTTGTTTCCTACCTGTGTATCCTCATTGCCATCTTGAGGATGCCCTCATTAGAGGGTAGGCAGaaagccttctccacctgtgcCTCTCACCTCATGGCTGTCACCATATTCTTTGGGACAATTCTCTTCATGTACTTGCGCCCTACATCTAGCTACTCAATGGAGCAGGACAAGATTGTCTCTGTCTTTTATACAGTAGTGATCCCTATGCTAAATCCTCTAATCTACAGTTTGAAAAATAAGGATGTGAAAGGGGCCCTTCAGAAGATCTTACAGAAACAGATACTGTAA